A section of the Leminorella richardii genome encodes:
- a CDS encoding DUF695 domain-containing protein, which produces MALGITDNIDAVNQFWRDFVQLEPSLKGLSTRDRFDKANDVLKSYFSDIALEMSGSPEHEPMEMIFTAHGALDDFPLVMELTASAPKLQYHQVVAFRQRMGNPERFAFKMVDNAFELSAEKMSFACEPDGGQVGLFLKFDFDVPYDMRNRVQNMAYIALDHILGEYDFAVKIGFVEFDASEEEQQNLVWLPLGQLPTVFDRFWRDVSGYTGVFPVGEGRSWSGLRAETDAGEILITVHDSAKAVAMRADLSWATTLRVNVVESELEAVQEVQDEIDAYLESRREGIMAYSLLEAPFREAVYYSGDAAKTEQLIRLALQRAGIEQYDLSSEFDPSWQQYFSYAVHVRRDA; this is translated from the coding sequence ATGGCATTAGGCATAACGGATAACATTGACGCGGTTAACCAGTTCTGGCGCGACTTCGTACAGCTTGAACCCTCTCTTAAAGGCCTCTCTACCCGGGATCGTTTTGATAAAGCCAATGACGTTCTGAAATCTTATTTTTCCGACATTGCACTAGAGATGTCTGGTTCACCAGAACATGAGCCTATGGAGATGATTTTTACAGCCCACGGCGCACTCGATGACTTTCCGCTGGTGATGGAGCTCACAGCTAGTGCGCCGAAGTTGCAATACCATCAGGTCGTCGCCTTTCGTCAACGGATGGGGAACCCTGAACGTTTTGCCTTCAAAATGGTGGATAACGCGTTTGAACTAAGCGCTGAGAAAATGAGCTTCGCCTGCGAACCAGACGGCGGTCAGGTAGGCCTGTTTCTGAAGTTCGACTTCGACGTTCCGTACGATATGCGCAATCGCGTGCAGAACATGGCCTATATCGCCCTCGACCACATTCTTGGTGAATACGACTTTGCCGTTAAAATTGGCTTTGTGGAGTTTGATGCTAGCGAAGAAGAGCAGCAAAACCTCGTCTGGCTGCCTCTCGGCCAACTTCCTACTGTGTTTGATCGCTTCTGGCGAGACGTTTCCGGCTATACCGGCGTTTTCCCCGTTGGCGAGGGGCGTAGCTGGAGCGGACTGAGAGCGGAGACGGACGCAGGAGAAATCCTGATTACTGTACACGACAGCGCCAAAGCAGTGGCAATGCGCGCTGATTTAAGCTGGGCGACGACGCTTCGCGTAAATGTTGTAGAAAGCGAGCTGGAAGCCGTACAAGAAGTACAGGATGAAATCGACGCCTATCTAGAATCCCGTCGTGAAGGCATTATGGCCTATTCGCTGCTGGAAGCCCCCTTCCGTGAAGCGGTGTATTACTCCGGCGACGCGGCGAAAACCGAGCAGCTTATCCGACTGGCCTTACAGCGAGCGGGCATCGAGCAGTATGACTTGAGCAGCGAATTTGATCCGTCGTGGCAGCAATACTTCAGTTATGCAGTACACGTTCGGCGCGACGCCTAA
- the hisA gene encoding 1-(5-phosphoribosyl)-5-[(5-phosphoribosylamino)methylideneamino]imidazole-4-carboxamide isomerase, translated as MIIPALDLIDGTVVRLHQGDYGQKRDYGNDPLPRLQNYQQQGAELLHLVDLTGAKDPQARQILLLRKLLAGVSVPVQVGGGVRSQEDVSALLDAGATRVVIGSTAVKQPELVSGWFERFGADALVLALDVRIGEDGKKRVAVSGWQENSDQTLEEVIERYRPYGLKHVLCTDISRDGTLAGSNVALYREVCARYPDIAFQSSGGIGGLDDIAALRGSGVAGVIVGRALLEGKFTVEEAIACWQNG; from the coding sequence ATGATCATACCCGCACTAGACCTGATTGACGGCACCGTTGTGCGCCTGCATCAGGGTGATTACGGACAGAAACGCGACTACGGCAACGATCCGCTGCCGCGTCTGCAAAACTATCAGCAACAGGGCGCCGAACTGCTTCACTTAGTCGATCTGACCGGTGCCAAAGATCCCCAGGCTCGGCAAATTCTCTTGCTGCGCAAGCTGCTGGCAGGCGTCAGCGTCCCTGTACAGGTCGGCGGCGGCGTTCGCAGCCAAGAAGATGTCAGCGCTCTGCTTGATGCAGGTGCCACCCGCGTCGTTATTGGCTCCACGGCAGTGAAACAGCCGGAGCTGGTCAGCGGCTGGTTTGAACGCTTCGGCGCAGATGCACTGGTGCTGGCGCTGGACGTGCGCATCGGTGAAGACGGCAAAAAGCGCGTTGCCGTCAGCGGCTGGCAGGAAAATTCTGACCAGACGCTGGAAGAAGTTATCGAACGCTATCGCCCCTATGGGCTTAAGCACGTACTGTGTACCGACATTTCACGGGACGGCACGCTGGCAGGCTCTAACGTCGCGCTGTATCGCGAAGTCTGCGCCCGCTACCCAGACATTGCCTTTCAGTCCTCCGGCGGCATCGGCGGCTTGGATGATATTGCCGCGCTTCGCGGCAGCGGCGTGGCCGGAGTCATCGTCGGGCGTGCTCTGCTGGAAGGCAAGTTCACCGTAGAGGAGGCTATCGCATGCTGGCAAAACGGATAA
- a CDS encoding nitrous oxide-stimulated promoter family protein: MIALYARAHPLEHQDDTSHYAQLYQYALKRLEKCRFGAQKPACKQCPIHCYQPQKREEIRAVMRWAGPRMLLHHPILAIRHLIDDRRPVPPVPEKKRKERKP, translated from the coding sequence ATGATTGCGCTTTACGCTCGCGCGCATCCTCTTGAACATCAGGATGACACCTCTCACTATGCACAGCTTTATCAATACGCTCTCAAGCGTTTGGAAAAGTGCCGTTTTGGCGCGCAAAAACCCGCCTGTAAACAATGCCCTATTCATTGCTATCAACCGCAAAAAAGAGAGGAGATAAGAGCAGTCATGCGCTGGGCCGGCCCAAGAATGCTTCTGCATCACCCTATTTTAGCTATTCGTCATTTAATTGACGATCGCAGGCCTGTTCCCCCGGTTCCCGAGAAGAAACGGAAGGAAAGAAAGCCTTAA
- a CDS encoding type II toxin-antitoxin system HicB family antitoxin, with the protein MNMKKQPDINTLNTMVVAGQPAIISFVPELGAFRGRFLGLSGYCDFVADSISALKHEGEISLREYLEDCKEHGIEPYARKEKQRTFTLRYPESFGEQLEHAAAASEVSLNSFIVDVLKERLSRQ; encoded by the coding sequence ATGAATATGAAGAAACAGCCTGATATTAATACACTTAATACCATGGTTGTGGCCGGTCAGCCGGCTATTATTAGTTTTGTTCCGGAGCTGGGAGCTTTTCGCGGTCGCTTTCTTGGCCTGTCAGGCTACTGTGACTTTGTCGCTGACAGCATTAGCGCATTAAAGCATGAAGGTGAAATCTCTTTACGTGAATATCTGGAAGACTGCAAAGAGCATGGGATAGAGCCGTATGCCCGAAAGGAAAAGCAGAGGACATTTACGCTACGCTATCCAGAATCGTTTGGCGAACAGTTAGAGCACGCCGCTGCCGCGTCTGAAGTTTCGCTGAACTCGTTCATTGTTGACGTTTTGAAAGAGCGGCTGTCGCGGCAGTGA
- the fucO gene encoding lactaldehyde reductase, whose protein sequence is MANRMILNETSYFGPGAISHIVEEVQKRGFKKALLVTDKDLIKFGVATKVSALLEKAGLAYEIFDDVVPNPTIAIVKNGVDVFKRSEADYLIAVGGGSPQDTAKAIGIIINNPEYADVRSLEGVAPTKKASVPMIAIPTTAGTAAEVTINYVITDEENRRKFVCVDPHDIPVIAIVDSEMMASMPASLKAATGIDALTHAIEGYTTKGAWELTDMMHLKSIEIIARALRASVEGDPTGVEDMALAQYIAGMGFSNVGLGLVHGMAHPLGAFYDTPHGVANAILLPHIMAYNADFTGEKFRQVAIAMGVENVAGMSISQAREAAINAVKQLSKDVGIPARLRDVGMKEADVDALAEAAFADVCTGGNPRDTNIEDIKGLYRSIY, encoded by the coding sequence ATGGCAAACCGAATGATCCTTAACGAAACCTCTTACTTTGGCCCAGGGGCTATCTCCCACATCGTAGAGGAAGTGCAAAAGCGCGGTTTTAAAAAAGCCCTGCTAGTAACAGATAAAGACCTGATTAAGTTTGGCGTAGCAACTAAAGTAAGCGCCCTGCTGGAAAAAGCCGGGCTGGCCTATGAGATTTTTGACGACGTTGTGCCTAATCCCACGATTGCTATCGTCAAAAACGGCGTTGACGTCTTTAAGCGCTCCGAGGCTGACTACCTGATCGCCGTCGGCGGCGGCTCCCCGCAGGACACAGCAAAAGCCATCGGTATCATTATTAATAACCCCGAATATGCGGACGTTAGAAGCCTTGAAGGCGTAGCTCCAACGAAGAAGGCCAGCGTACCGATGATTGCTATCCCGACAACCGCGGGTACGGCGGCGGAAGTCACCATTAACTACGTGATTACCGATGAAGAAAATCGCCGCAAGTTTGTCTGCGTCGATCCGCACGATATTCCCGTCATTGCCATTGTCGATTCAGAAATGATGGCCAGTATGCCCGCCTCGCTGAAGGCGGCGACCGGTATCGATGCCCTGACTCACGCCATTGAAGGCTATACCACCAAAGGCGCCTGGGAACTCACCGATATGATGCACCTGAAGTCTATCGAAATCATCGCTCGTGCGCTGCGCGCCTCGGTGGAAGGCGATCCTACCGGCGTTGAAGACATGGCTCTTGCTCAGTACATCGCAGGTATGGGCTTCTCTAACGTAGGGCTTGGTTTGGTGCACGGCATGGCGCACCCGCTGGGTGCGTTTTACGATACGCCGCACGGTGTAGCAAACGCAATTCTGCTGCCTCATATCATGGCCTATAACGCCGACTTTACGGGAGAGAAATTCCGTCAGGTAGCCATTGCCATGGGTGTAGAAAACGTAGCGGGCATGTCTATCTCTCAGGCTCGCGAAGCGGCAATTAACGCCGTTAAACAGCTGAGCAAAGACGTTGGCATTCCCGCGCGCCTGCGCGATGTCGGCATGAAAGAAGCCGACGTTGACGCGCTGGCTGAAGCGGCCTTTGCTGACGTCTGTACCGGTGGCAACCCGCGCGACACGAATATCGAAGATATTAAAGGGCTATATCGTTCTATCTACTGA
- the nanR gene encoding transcriptional regulator NanR, with protein sequence MTTPEMKPRVIQRKKLSDEVFEQLLNLIREEDMQPGDSMPTERELMALFGVGRPVVREAMQRLAGMGIISIRHGERSRIARVDMHSMIEQIDLTARHMLSSSSKNIDYLLEARIFFESGIAKIAAQKANAIDLTRLQHALDAMRNAPTHEEFVLSDMAFHQELARISGNPIYMAVSEAVFQWMADFRGEMLNFKPRDVTQKEHEDIYRCVAAHDPIAAEKAMIEHLDHVLMKSA encoded by the coding sequence ATGACCACTCCCGAAATGAAGCCTCGCGTGATCCAGCGTAAGAAGCTGTCTGACGAGGTGTTTGAGCAACTGCTTAATCTGATTCGCGAAGAGGATATGCAGCCCGGTGACTCGATGCCGACGGAGCGCGAGCTGATGGCGCTGTTTGGCGTTGGCCGTCCGGTCGTGCGTGAAGCGATGCAGCGCCTTGCAGGGATGGGGATTATTTCTATCCGCCACGGTGAGCGTTCGCGCATTGCCCGCGTGGATATGCACTCGATGATCGAACAAATTGACCTAACGGCTCGGCACATGCTGTCGAGCTCCAGTAAAAATATCGACTATTTGCTTGAGGCTCGCATCTTCTTTGAATCCGGCATTGCCAAGATTGCCGCACAGAAGGCGAACGCAATCGATCTGACTCGCCTACAGCACGCGCTGGACGCCATGCGCAATGCGCCAACCCACGAAGAGTTTGTGCTATCAGACATGGCTTTTCATCAGGAGCTGGCGCGAATTTCTGGTAATCCTATCTATATGGCAGTTTCTGAAGCGGTGTTTCAATGGATGGCGGACTTTAGGGGCGAAATGCTGAACTTCAAGCCGCGCGACGTCACGCAAAAAGAGCATGAAGACATCTATCGCTGCGTTGCTGCACACGACCCTATCGCTGCGGAAAAAGCGATGATTGAGCATCTTGATCACGTGCTGATGAAGTCAGCATAA
- a CDS encoding phosphogluconate dehydrogenase C-terminal domain-containing protein: MSTELKSITLLGAGGKMGMRISDNLQKSSYEVYYCETAPAGQERVEAAGRKVTDGEKSIPNSDVVILAVPDIALQKISADVVPKMKPGAILLTLDPAASYANLIFQREDIQYAVAHPCHPSVFLERYTKEEYADAFGGVAAVQSIVASFEQGTDAQRQSLEKIVRQMYAPVDDVHWITVKQLAYLEPTLVETVTCMVGTLMKEALDETVRYSGVPEAAAKAIMYGHVQIALAVAFRATNPFSDACMIAIDYGKEKIIKPDWKTIFDEKELDIVLARMLKIDAIKR; this comes from the coding sequence ATGTCTACCGAACTGAAAAGTATCACCCTGCTGGGCGCCGGCGGCAAAATGGGGATGCGCATCTCTGACAATCTGCAAAAGAGCAGCTATGAGGTTTACTATTGCGAAACCGCTCCGGCGGGGCAGGAGAGGGTTGAAGCCGCTGGGCGCAAGGTGACTGACGGCGAGAAATCTATTCCCAACAGCGATGTGGTTATTCTGGCCGTGCCGGATATCGCGCTACAGAAAATCTCCGCCGACGTGGTGCCGAAAATGAAGCCCGGTGCGATCCTTTTAACATTAGATCCTGCCGCCTCCTACGCGAACCTGATTTTCCAACGGGAGGATATCCAGTACGCGGTCGCGCACCCTTGCCATCCGTCAGTGTTTCTGGAGCGCTACACCAAGGAAGAGTATGCCGATGCTTTTGGTGGCGTAGCGGCCGTCCAGTCCATTGTGGCGTCGTTTGAACAGGGCACCGATGCGCAGCGTCAGTCACTGGAAAAAATCGTTCGCCAAATGTATGCCCCGGTTGACGACGTTCACTGGATAACTGTCAAGCAGCTGGCCTACCTGGAGCCCACGCTGGTGGAAACCGTCACCTGTATGGTCGGCACATTGATGAAGGAGGCGCTGGATGAAACCGTGCGCTACAGCGGCGTGCCGGAAGCGGCTGCCAAGGCCATTATGTACGGTCACGTGCAGATCGCACTGGCCGTTGCCTTCCGCGCGACTAACCCGTTCTCCGACGCCTGTATGATCGCGATTGACTACGGCAAAGAGAAAATCATCAAGCCGGACTGGAAAACTATTTTTGACGAAAAAGAGCTGGATATTGTGCTGGCACGCATGCTGAAAATTGATGCGATAAAAAGATAG
- a CDS encoding GNAT family N-acetyltransferase, whose product MNVTRITRTDDPLFVPFRELYLRAFPKFEQRTFEHQAKGLTADSHFLYVYQEGETFIGFVIYWSFDDYIYIEHYAISDAVRGKGYGSRLLTELVAKTEKTVILEIDPVVDEVSTKRLRFYRGLGFIENDYDHVHPPYRPEFNGHALKVLSHGRTLSPEEYQRFCQDLSHVVMVK is encoded by the coding sequence ATGAACGTTACCCGCATTACCCGTACTGACGATCCCCTGTTTGTTCCTTTTCGTGAGCTGTACCTCCGCGCTTTTCCCAAGTTCGAGCAGCGGACATTCGAGCACCAGGCCAAGGGGCTGACGGCGGATAGCCACTTTCTTTATGTATATCAAGAAGGCGAAACGTTTATTGGCTTTGTTATCTATTGGTCGTTTGATGACTATATCTATATCGAGCACTACGCCATTAGCGATGCAGTACGAGGTAAAGGCTACGGTTCCCGCCTGTTGACAGAGCTGGTGGCTAAAACGGAAAAGACCGTTATTTTAGAGATTGACCCTGTTGTTGATGAAGTTTCTACGAAAAGGCTGCGCTTTTACCGCGGTCTTGGCTTTATTGAAAACGATTATGACCACGTTCACCCTCCATATCGCCCGGAGTTTAATGGTCACGCTTTAAAAGTGTTGAGTCATGGTCGAACGCTTTCGCCTGAGGAATATCAGCGCTTTTGCCAAGATCTCAGCCATGTTGTTATGGTGAAGTAG
- a CDS encoding type II toxin-antitoxin system HicA family toxin, with protein MQEKVLLLRKKQYSTLSQLFKIPALAGIKWKDIESLVIALGGEVQEGNGSRVKFFLAGSIAHFHRPHPSPDTDKGAVVSVGDWLMSLGVTP; from the coding sequence ATGCAAGAAAAGGTTCTATTGCTTAGGAAAAAGCAGTATTCCACCCTGTCGCAACTTTTTAAGATCCCTGCTTTGGCAGGGATAAAATGGAAAGATATTGAGTCGTTGGTGATTGCTCTCGGCGGTGAAGTTCAGGAGGGGAATGGCTCAAGGGTAAAGTTCTTTCTGGCTGGCAGCATTGCGCATTTTCACCGTCCGCATCCGTCACCCGATACGGATAAAGGCGCTGTTGTCAGCGTTGGTGATTGGCTTATGAGTTTGGGGGTAACGCCATGA
- the hisF gene encoding imidazole glycerol phosphate synthase subunit HisF gives MLAKRIIPCLDVRDGQVVKGVQFRNHEIIGDIVPLAKRYAEEGADELVFYDITASSDGRVVDKSWVSKVAEVIDIPFCVAGGIKSVEDAGQILAFGADKISINSPALANPSLITQLADRFGVQCVVVGIDTWYNAEQESYQVYQFTGDEARTKATAWHTLDWVQEVQSRGAGEIVLNMMNQDGVRNGYDLKQLKQVRSVCRVPLIASGGAGTMEHFYDAFHDANVDGALAASVFHKQIINIGELKRYLADRQVEIRLC, from the coding sequence ATGCTGGCAAAACGGATAATTCCCTGTCTGGACGTTAGAGACGGCCAAGTCGTAAAAGGCGTCCAGTTTCGCAACCACGAGATCATTGGCGACATCGTGCCGCTGGCCAAGCGCTACGCAGAAGAAGGCGCCGACGAGCTAGTGTTCTATGATATTACCGCCTCCTCCGATGGGCGCGTGGTAGACAAAAGCTGGGTCTCCAAGGTCGCAGAAGTGATAGATATCCCCTTCTGCGTTGCAGGCGGTATCAAAAGCGTTGAGGACGCTGGGCAAATTCTCGCCTTCGGTGCGGATAAAATTTCCATCAACTCCCCGGCGCTGGCTAATCCGTCGCTGATTACTCAGCTTGCCGATCGCTTCGGCGTTCAGTGCGTGGTGGTCGGCATCGATACTTGGTACAACGCCGAGCAGGAAAGCTATCAGGTTTATCAGTTCACCGGCGACGAAGCTCGCACTAAGGCAACCGCTTGGCACACTCTCGACTGGGTTCAGGAAGTCCAGTCGCGCGGCGCGGGCGAAATTGTGCTAAATATGATGAATCAGGACGGCGTGCGTAACGGCTATGACCTGAAGCAGCTAAAGCAGGTGCGAAGCGTATGCCGCGTGCCACTTATCGCCTCCGGCGGCGCGGGTACTATGGAGCATTTCTATGATGCCTTCCACGACGCCAACGTCGACGGCGCGCTGGCAGCATCCGTATTTCACAAACAGATTATCAATATCGGCGAGCTAAAGCGCTATCTGGCCGATAGGCAAGTGGAGATTCGTCTATGTTAA
- a CDS encoding autotransporter outer membrane beta-barrel domain-containing protein: protein MPHEFSTSSLAIMLTSLLFSSHAMATCGSLTASGGDQCSSNTAGDTYSKLTVSDANSLLTLTNSLVTLSKTKEAVSITNGGNVLAQGSFTVDNTVQTYIQKVIEITNGRLNVVGNFTAKSLITSSGNSPDLVSLNGGTLTVGGDAWIEVKQGSTSGFALRSAGDSVLKVSGKTTIVNNNTASSATGALVAAGSSRSEFNDLSVTSKLKESITINESALVTSTGTTSLTTASPGGSGIWFGGTSLLSLGESASVNQALEADRSIGQINIGQNATVKAAKGIKILGTTPHVNITVKGSVDSMNPSFFGNQSIEGNTGIEVVRIDGGSLRGNIDLSRGNDAIYLTSGLLETTMTDTGVGAGVFMGDGNDHFEATGGKIIAPTIEMGTGNDTALFGSSADLSKLHNVNGGADGTTANTGEITFQNISLSGYTDDATTDITNGLNIYRWNTLNLRDGATLQLTGEQLLSDSTSATANNTVNIDSASTLAVQQTPSPVYARTLWADVNNNGRINLSNNATQGDVWTIKGNYHGNNGLLVMDVELNNDASLTDRLVVDGDTSGTTRVKVNNEGGTGALTTEGIKIIEVNGDSSGTFTQEGRIVAGAYEYYLHKNGVNNQDGNWYLRSEIPTVTPPDPGTDPEPGEEEHVYRPEPGSYMANHMASNTLFIMRLHDRLGETQYTDALTGEKRVTSLWLRQIGGHNRSRDESGQLKTQDNRYVVQIGGDLAQWSSDGLDRWHLGAMAGYANQHSNTEAKYSKYRSRGSVDGYSAGLYATWYANDREKTGSYVDTWALYNWFDNEVKGDELSSEKYTSRGVTASIETGYTFKLGERQTDNVTFFLQPKAQAIWMNVRANSHTEHSDSGNSRVSFEGNGNIQTRLGLRAYANGHSDIDKGKEREFEPFIEANWIHNTHNFGASMNGDRNHIDGTRNIAELKLGVEGQISKPFTLWSNVAQQLGDAGYSDTQVILGMKYSF from the coding sequence ATGCCTCATGAATTTAGCACTTCATCATTAGCTATCATGTTAACGTCTCTCCTTTTCTCTTCCCACGCCATGGCCACCTGTGGCTCACTAACAGCAAGCGGTGGCGATCAGTGTTCATCAAATACCGCTGGGGATACCTACTCAAAGCTTACCGTTAGTGACGCTAACTCACTTTTGACATTAACCAACAGTTTAGTGACCTTAAGCAAAACCAAAGAGGCTGTCTCCATTACCAACGGAGGCAACGTATTGGCACAGGGCAGTTTTACTGTCGACAATACGGTACAAACCTATATTCAAAAAGTGATTGAAATCACTAACGGCAGGCTGAACGTTGTCGGCAATTTTACCGCCAAAAGCTTAATTACCTCTTCAGGCAACTCTCCGGATCTGGTTAGCCTCAACGGAGGAACGCTGACGGTTGGCGGTGATGCATGGATTGAAGTCAAGCAAGGCTCAACGTCAGGATTCGCGCTGCGATCTGCCGGAGACAGTGTGCTGAAAGTCAGTGGTAAAACAACGATCGTCAATAATAATACCGCCTCTTCCGCTACCGGCGCGCTTGTTGCAGCGGGAAGCAGCCGCTCGGAATTCAACGACCTCTCAGTAACAAGCAAACTGAAAGAGAGCATTACCATCAATGAAAGCGCGCTGGTAACGTCGACAGGAACAACCAGTCTCACTACAGCCTCTCCAGGCGGTTCCGGGATCTGGTTTGGCGGCACGTCACTTTTAAGTCTGGGTGAGAGCGCATCGGTTAATCAGGCTCTTGAAGCAGACCGTAGCATTGGGCAAATCAATATTGGCCAAAATGCGACAGTCAAAGCTGCAAAGGGAATTAAAATTCTAGGCACCACACCGCACGTCAACATCACAGTCAAAGGATCTGTGGACTCTATGAACCCTAGCTTCTTCGGTAACCAGTCTATTGAGGGAAATACGGGTATTGAGGTAGTCAGGATAGACGGTGGCTCACTTCGAGGAAACATTGATCTTTCACGTGGAAATGACGCGATCTATTTAACCTCAGGCCTGCTTGAAACCACAATGACTGACACTGGTGTAGGAGCCGGCGTTTTCATGGGGGATGGTAACGACCATTTCGAGGCAACTGGAGGTAAAATCATTGCACCGACGATAGAAATGGGAACCGGTAACGATACCGCTCTTTTCGGTTCATCGGCCGATCTAAGCAAGTTACATAATGTCAACGGCGGTGCAGACGGTACCACAGCTAATACAGGCGAGATAACATTCCAAAATATATCTCTAAGCGGTTATACCGATGATGCAACAACAGATATTACCAATGGCTTAAATATCTACCGCTGGAATACCCTCAATCTTCGCGATGGAGCAACTCTACAGCTTACCGGAGAACAGCTGCTGTCTGACTCAACGAGCGCGACGGCCAACAATACCGTCAATATAGACAGCGCCTCTACGCTGGCCGTCCAACAGACCCCTTCACCTGTTTACGCTCGAACCCTTTGGGCCGATGTTAACAACAATGGACGTATTAACCTCTCTAACAATGCTACTCAGGGAGACGTTTGGACCATTAAAGGAAACTACCACGGTAACAATGGACTTTTGGTGATGGACGTCGAGCTTAACAATGACGCCTCCCTTACTGACAGGCTAGTGGTTGATGGGGATACGTCTGGTACCACGCGCGTGAAAGTCAATAACGAGGGCGGCACGGGTGCGTTAACCACCGAAGGTATAAAAATTATTGAAGTCAACGGAGACTCATCCGGCACTTTCACACAGGAAGGACGCATCGTCGCTGGAGCCTATGAATACTATTTGCATAAAAATGGCGTTAACAATCAGGACGGTAACTGGTACTTACGCTCCGAAATTCCTACCGTAACGCCTCCCGATCCCGGCACGGATCCCGAACCGGGAGAAGAAGAGCACGTTTACCGCCCAGAGCCCGGCAGCTATATGGCTAATCACATGGCAAGCAATACGCTCTTCATCATGCGGCTTCACGATCGACTGGGGGAAACCCAGTATACCGATGCGCTAACTGGCGAAAAGCGCGTCACCAGCCTGTGGCTACGGCAAATTGGCGGGCACAATCGCTCTCGCGACGAAAGTGGTCAGTTAAAAACACAAGACAACCGTTACGTTGTTCAAATCGGTGGTGATCTAGCCCAGTGGAGCTCTGATGGTTTAGATCGTTGGCATTTGGGGGCTATGGCGGGGTACGCAAACCAGCACAGCAACACCGAAGCCAAGTACTCAAAATATCGTTCCAGAGGCTCCGTTGATGGGTACAGCGCGGGGCTTTACGCCACTTGGTATGCCAACGATCGAGAGAAAACAGGCAGCTACGTTGATACTTGGGCACTCTATAACTGGTTTGATAATGAAGTTAAAGGCGATGAACTAAGCTCCGAGAAATACACGTCTCGCGGCGTAACCGCGTCGATAGAGACAGGCTATACCTTTAAGCTCGGCGAACGCCAAACTGACAATGTCACCTTCTTTCTACAGCCTAAAGCTCAGGCTATCTGGATGAACGTGCGCGCGAATAGCCATACGGAACATAGCGACAGCGGCAATAGCCGCGTATCGTTTGAGGGGAATGGGAACATTCAAACCCGCCTAGGCCTTCGCGCCTATGCAAACGGCCATAGCGATATCGATAAGGGTAAAGAACGAGAGTTTGAACCGTTTATTGAAGCCAACTGGATACACAATACCCATAACTTCGGTGCCTCAATGAATGGCGATCGCAACCATATTGATGGAACCCGAAATATTGCTGAACTCAAGCTTGGCGTAGAGGGGCAAATTTCAAAGCCCTTCACGCTTTGGAGCAACGTTGCTCAGCAGCTTGGCGATGCTGGCTATAGTGATACGCAAGTTATTCTGGGTATGAAGTACAGCTTTTAA
- the hisIE gene encoding bifunctional phosphoribosyl-AMP cyclohydrolase/phosphoribosyl-ATP diphosphatase HisIE, whose amino-acid sequence MLTPLTQEQRQQLDWEKTEGMMPAIVQHAVSGEVLMMGYMNQEALHTTEQSGKVTFFSRTKQRLWTKGESSGHFLNVVSITPDCDNDTLLILVNPQGPTCHNGTDSCFAPAEPDWTFLYKLEQLLASRKSASPESSYTARLYASGTKRIAQKVGEEGVETALAATVHDREELTNEAADLMYHLLVLLQDQELDLSAVIGRLRERHK is encoded by the coding sequence ATGTTAACGCCATTAACGCAGGAACAGCGCCAGCAGCTCGACTGGGAAAAAACCGAAGGCATGATGCCCGCTATTGTGCAGCACGCTGTCTCCGGTGAAGTTCTGATGATGGGCTATATGAATCAGGAGGCTCTCCACACTACCGAGCAAAGTGGAAAAGTGACCTTCTTTTCCCGTACTAAGCAGCGGCTGTGGACCAAGGGTGAAAGCTCGGGCCACTTTCTTAACGTTGTCAGCATTACGCCGGACTGCGATAACGATACCCTACTCATCCTGGTGAATCCGCAGGGTCCGACCTGTCACAACGGTACCGACAGCTGCTTTGCCCCCGCAGAGCCGGACTGGACGTTCCTCTACAAGCTGGAGCAGCTTCTCGCCTCCCGTAAGAGCGCCTCACCGGAAAGCTCCTACACCGCTCGGCTCTACGCCAGCGGCACCAAGCGCATTGCGCAAAAAGTGGGGGAAGAAGGCGTCGAAACCGCGCTGGCCGCGACCGTACACGACCGCGAAGAGCTGACTAATGAAGCCGCCGATTTAATGTATCACTTACTGGTTCTGCTACAGGATCAGGAGCTGGACCTAAGCGCGGTAATTGGGCGACTGAGGGAAAGGCACAAGTAA